The following are encoded in a window of Urocitellus parryii isolate mUroPar1 chromosome 7, mUroPar1.hap1, whole genome shotgun sequence genomic DNA:
- the Hdac5 gene encoding histone deacetylase 5 isoform X1 has protein sequence MLLVPKAQGLVEMLQTIYETESCFSADGMSGREPSLEILPRTPLHSIPVAVEVKPVLPGAMPSSIGGGGGGSPSPVELRGALAGPVDPALREQQLQQELLALKQQQQLQKQLLFAEFQKQHDHLTRQHEVQLQKHLKQQQEMLAAKRQQELEQQRQREQQRQEELEKQRLEQQLLILRNKEKSKESAIASTEVKLRLQEFLLSKSKEPTPGGLNHSLPQHPKCWGAHHASLDQSSPPQSGPPGTPPSYKLPLLGPYDSRDDFPLRKTASEPNLKVRSRLKQKVAERRSSPLLRRKDGTVISTFKKRAVEITGAGPGVSSVCNSAPGSGPSSPNSSHSTIAENGFTGSVPNIPTEMLPQHRALPLDSSPNQFSLYTSPSLPNISLGLQATVTVTNSHLTASPKLSTQQEAERQALQSLRQGGTLTGKFMSTSSIPGCLLGVALEGDTSPHGHASLLQHVLLLEQARQQSTLIAVPLHGQSPLVTGERVATSMRTVGKLPRHRPLSRTQSSPLPQSPQALQQLVMQQQHQQFLEKQKQQQLQLGKILTKTGELPRQPTTHPEETEEELTEQQEALLGEGALTMPREGSTESESTQEDLEEEEEEEVEEDDDDCIQVKDEEGESGPDEGPDLEESSAAYKKLFTDAQQLQPLQVYQAPLSLATVPHQALGRTQSSPAAPGGMKSPPEQPTKHLFTTGVVYDTFMLKHQCMCGNTHVHPEHAGRIQSIWSRLQETGLLSKCERIRGRKATLEEIQTVHSEYHTLLYGTSPLNRQKLDSKKLLGPISQKMYAMLPCGGIGVDSDTVWNEMHSSSAVRMAVGCLVELAFKVAAGELKNGFAIIRPPGHHAEESTAMGFCFFNSVAITAKLLQQKLNVGKVLIVDWDIHHGNGTQQAFYSDPSVLYISLHRYDNGNFFPGSGAPEEVGGGPGVGYNVNVAWTGGVDPPIGDVEYLTAFRTVVMPIAHEFSPDVVLVSAGFDAVEGHLSPLGGYSVTARCFGHLTRQLMTLAGGRVVLALEGGHDLTAICDASEACVSALLSVELQPLDEAVLQQKPNINAVTTLEKVIEIQSKHWSCVQRFATGLGRSLREAQAGETEEAETVSAMALLSVGAEQAQAAAAREHSPRPAEEPMEQEPAL, from the exons TGGAGGTAAAGCCGGTGCTGCCAGGAGCCATGCCCAGCTCCatcgggggtgggggtggaggcagccccagccctgtggagCTGAGGGGGGCTCTGGCTGGCCCTGTGGACCCGGCCCTGCGGGAGCAGCAACTGCAGCAGGAGCTCCTGGCGctcaagcagcagcagcagctgcagaagCAGCTTCTGTTTGCAGAGTTCCAGAAACAGCATGACCACCTGACGCGGCAGCATGAGGTCCAGCTGCAGAAGCACCTCAAG CAGCAGCAGGAGATGCTGGCAGCCAAGAGGCAACAGGAGCTGGAGCAGCAGCGGCAACGGGAGCAGCAGCGGCAAGAAGAGCTGGAGAAGCAGAGGCTGGAGCAGCAGCTGCTCATCCTGCGCAACAAGGAGAAGAGCAAAGAGA GCGCCATCGCCAGCACCGAAGTGAAACTGAGGCTCCAGGAATTCCTCTTGTCAAAGTCGAAGGAGCCCACGCCAGGCGGCCTCAACCATTCCCTCCCACAGCACCCCAAATGCTG GGGAGCCCACCATGCTTCTTTGGACCAGAGTTCCCCTCCCCAGAGCGGCCCTCCAGGGACGCCTCCCTCCTATAAACTGCCTTTGCTTGGGCCCTACGACAGCCGTGATGACTTCCCCCTCCGCAAAACAG CCTCTGAACCCAATTTGAAAGTGCGTTCAAGGCTAAAACAGAAGGTGGCTGAACGGAGAAGCAGTCCCCTCCTGCGACGAAAAGATGGGACTGTTATTAGCACCTTTAAGAAGAGAGCAGTGGAGATTACAGGCGCTGGGCCTGGGG TGTCGTCTGTGTGTAACAGTGCGCCCGGCTCTGGCCCCAGCTCTCCCAACAGCTCCCACAGCACCATCGCTGAGAATGGCTTTACTGGCTCAGTCCCCAACATCCCCACCGAG ATGCTCCCCCAGCACCGGGCCCTCCCTCTGGACAGCTCCCCCAACCAGTTTAGCCTCTACACGTCTCCTTCTCTGCCCAACATCTCCCTAGGGCTGCAGGCCACAGTCACTGTCACCAACTCACACCTCACC GCCTCCCCGAAGCTGTCGACGCAGcaggaggctgagaggcaggCCCTTCAGTCCCTGCGGCAGGGTGGCACACTGACGGGCAAGTTCATGAGCACATCCTCCATCCCTGGCTGCCTTCTAGGCGTGGCCCTGGAGGGTGACACGAGCCCGCATGGGCACGCCTCTCTGCTGCAGCATGTACTGCTGCTGGAGCAGGCCCGGCAGCAGAGTACCCTCATTGCTG TGCCGCTCCATGGGCAGTCCCCGTTGGTGACAGGTGAACGTGTGGCCACCAGCATGCGGACAGTGGGCAAGCTCCCGCGGCACCGGCCCCTGAGCCGCACTCAGTCCTCACCACTGCCACAGAGTCCCCAGGCCCTGCAGCAGCTGGTCATGCAACAGCAGCATCAGCAGTTCCTGgagaagcagaagcagcagcagttgCAGCTGGGCAAG ATCCTCACCAAGACAGGGGAGCTGCCCAGGCAGCCTACTACCCACCctgaggagacagaggaggaacTGACAGAGCAGCAGGAGGCTTTGCTGGGGGAAGGAGCGCTGACCATGCCCCGGGAAGGCTCTACAGAGAGCGAGAGCACACAGGAAgacctggaggaggaagaggaggaggaggtggaggaggacgACGATGACTGCATCCAGGTCAAGGATGAAGAGGGCGAGAGTGGCCCCGATGAGGGGCCAGACTTGGAAGAGTCCAGTGCTGCTTACAAAAAG CTGTTCACAGATGCTCAGCAGCTGCAGCCACTGCAGGTGTACCAGGCACCCCTCAGCCTGGCCACTGTGCCCCATCAGGCCCTGGGCCGCACCCAGTCCTCACCTGCTGCCCCTGGGGGCATGAAGAGTCCCCCGGAACAGCCCACCAAGCACCTCTTCAccacag GCGTAGTCTACGACACGTTCATGCTGAAGCACCAGTGCATGTGTGGGAACACACATGTGCACCCCGAACACGCCGGCCGCATCCAGAGCATCTGGTCCCGGCTGCAGGAGACGGGCCTGCTTAGTAAGTGTGAG CGGATCCGGGGTCGCAAAGCCACTCTGGAGGAGATCCAGACAGTGCACTCTGAATACCACACCCTGCTCTATGGGACCAGCCCCCTCAACCGGCAGAAGCTGGACAGCAAGAAGCTGCTCG GCCCCATCAGCCAGAAGATGTACGCCATGCTGCCTTGTGGGGGCATTGGG GTGGACAGTGACACTGTGTGGAATGAGATGCACTCTTCCAGTGCTGTGCGCATGGCAGTGGGCTGCCTGGTAGAGCTGGCCTTCAAGGTGGCTGCAGGAGAGCTGAAG AATGGATTTGCCATCATCCGGCCCCCAGGACACCACGCAGAGGAATCCACAGCCAT GGGATTCTGCTTCTTCAACTCTGTAGCCATCACAGCTAAACTCCTGCAGCAGAAGCTGAACGTGGGCAAGGTCCTCATCGTGGACTGG GACATTCACCATGGCAATGGCACCCAGCAAGCATTCTACAGTGATCCGTCTGTGCTCTACATCTCCCTGCATCGCTATGACAATGGGAACTTCTTTCCAGGCTCTGGGGCTCCTGAAGAG GTCGGTGGAGGGCCAGGCGTGGGGTACAATGTGAATGTGGCATGGACAGGAGGTGTGGATCCCCCCATTGGAGATGTGGAGTACCTGACAGCCTTCAG GACAGTGGTGATGCCCATTGCCCATGAGTTCTCACCTGATGTGGTCCTAGTCTCCGCTGGGTTTGATGCTGTTGAAGGACATCTGTCTCCACTTGGTGGCTATTCTGTCACCGCCAGAT GTTTTGGCCACTTGACCAGGCAGCTGATGACGCTGGCAGGGGGCCGGGTGGTGCTGGCCCTGGAGGGAGGCCACGACTTGACCGCCATCTGTGATGCCTCTGAGGCCTGTGTCTCAGCTCTGCTTAGCGTGGAG CTACAGCCCTTGGATGAGGCAGTCTTACAGCAAAAGCCCAACATCAATGCAGTAACCACACTAGAGAAAGTCATCGAGATCCAGA GCAAACACTGGAGCTGTGTGCAGAGGTTTGCCACTGGTCTGGGCCGTTCCTTGCGGGAGGCCCAGGCTGGTGAGACGGAGGAGGCCGAGACTGTGAGCGCCATGGCCTTGCTGTCGGTGGGGGCTGAGCAGGCCCAGGCTGCTGCCGCCCGGGAGCACAGCCCCAG GCCGGCAGAGGAGCCCATGGAGCAGGAGCCTGCCCTGTGA